One genomic window of Terriglobia bacterium includes the following:
- a CDS encoding NapC/NirT family cytochrome c, producing MPEDRAPENASGSAAINLRALLRNYVSLIGLALAVVALANILFLFLIDLTSSRPSPYVGVLAYMVFPGFLILGLLLVPLGMWLHRKKIAGPDERGFPLLDLNNPAQRSTVAFFLSFVVIFVLMSAVGSYRGYEYTDSVEFCGRLCHTVMHPEFVAHQNSPHARVRCVDCHVGAGAGWYVRSKLSGARQVFKTALNTFPRPIETPVANLRPAPETCEQCHWPKKFWGAQLKVIDTYGSDEKSTPREFRLLIKTGGGDPSAGVASGIHWHMNIGNKITYWSDPTRQNISYVRLVDMSGKVTEYAAPGADTTPAALGKLQSKRMDCVDCHNRPTHIYMPPDRSVDQAITAHRIDISLPFAKAQGVEALAADYKSTPEALQAIATKIPAFYKEKYPDIYNSKQPEIKAMVSELQRIFQNSIFPEMKVSWKTHPDNVGHFYFQGCFRCHDGNHVSKNGKVISKDCNACHTLLSQSENGVELQGSAEGVQFKHPVDLGDLTQVNCSDCHTGGVGP from the coding sequence ATGCCCGAGGATCGTGCCCCGGAAAATGCATCTGGGTCTGCAGCAATTAATCTGCGCGCGCTGCTTCGAAATTATGTCAGCCTCATAGGGCTGGCTCTCGCGGTCGTCGCGCTCGCCAACATTCTTTTTCTCTTTTTAATCGATCTCACTTCCTCACGCCCCAGCCCCTATGTCGGCGTTCTCGCCTACATGGTGTTTCCCGGATTCCTCATTCTCGGCCTACTGCTGGTTCCACTCGGCATGTGGTTACACCGGAAGAAGATCGCGGGCCCCGATGAGAGAGGATTCCCGCTTCTGGACCTCAATAATCCTGCGCAGCGGAGCACCGTCGCATTCTTTCTTTCCTTCGTGGTGATCTTCGTGCTCATGAGCGCCGTGGGCAGCTATCGCGGGTACGAGTACACCGACTCGGTCGAATTCTGCGGCCGGCTGTGTCACACCGTGATGCATCCCGAGTTCGTCGCGCACCAGAATTCGCCGCATGCGCGCGTTCGCTGCGTCGACTGCCACGTAGGAGCCGGTGCGGGTTGGTACGTGCGTTCGAAACTGTCCGGAGCTAGGCAGGTATTCAAGACCGCTCTCAATACCTTCCCGCGGCCGATCGAAACGCCGGTCGCCAACCTTCGCCCCGCTCCGGAAACCTGCGAGCAGTGCCACTGGCCCAAGAAGTTCTGGGGCGCCCAGCTGAAGGTCATCGATACATACGGCAGCGACGAGAAAAGTACTCCTCGCGAATTCCGCCTGCTCATTAAGACAGGCGGTGGCGATCCCAGCGCTGGTGTCGCTTCGGGCATTCACTGGCACATGAACATCGGCAATAAGATCACCTATTGGTCCGATCCAACGCGCCAGAACATCTCCTACGTACGACTTGTGGACATGAGCGGCAAGGTCACTGAGTACGCCGCACCGGGCGCTGACACGACTCCCGCGGCTCTCGGGAAACTACAGAGCAAGCGTATGGATTGTGTAGACTGCCACAATCGGCCGACGCACATCTACATGCCGCCGGATCGCTCTGTCGACCAGGCGATCACTGCGCATCGTATCGACATCTCGCTCCCGTTCGCGAAGGCGCAGGGCGTCGAGGCGCTGGCCGCCGATTACAAGTCAACACCCGAGGCGCTGCAGGCGATCGCCACCAAGATACCGGCGTTCTACAAGGAAAAGTATCCGGACATCTATAACTCCAAACAGCCGGAGATCAAGGCGATGGTCTCCGAACTGCAGCGCATCTTCCAGAACAGCATTTTCCCCGAGATGAAGGTGAGCTGGAAGACGCATCCCGACAACGTCGGCCACTTCTACTTTCAGGGCTGCTTCCGCTGTCATGACGGCAACCACGTGAGCAAGAATGGCAAGGTGATCAGCAAGGACTGCAATGCGTGCCACACTCTGCTGTCACAGTCGGAGAATGGCGTCGAGTTGCAGGGATCGGCCGAGGGCGTGCAGTTCAAGCATCCCGTTGATCTGGGCGACCTCACGCAGGTGAATTGCTCCGATTGCCACACCGGCGGAGTCGGCCCGTAA
- a CDS encoding cytochrome c3 family protein, whose product MGEKIIHRRSVRSQSVLLRSGQRRLPLNSTVAVLAKVILILFAGATVYAQQNDDCLACHGDKSMTTRRGGRTMSLFVDAKRFSGSVHSSLSCTSCHADLEGKELPHSTPLKKVECGTCHSQEAELQAKSLHGRAAARGDSLAPRCVNCHGNHDIVPVKDSRSAVAPLKIPFVCGKCHQEGTAVQKTRNIPEHNILENYSESIHGEALFKKGLVVAPNCASCHTPHSILPHTDPKSSIARRNIAATCTKCHSQIESVHRKTIRGELWEKEANVLPACVDCHQPHKIRKVYYTQGMADADCMRCHSNQGLKSRDGRSMFVQVEEVAGSTHSKIACSQCHSEVNASRVRPCETITRKVDCSACHEEIGQQFERSKHGQLLAQNDKNAPTCKDCHGTHHVLKRYDPSSPIFSTNVPNLCGNCHREGQKAALRYTGSQHQIIPNYKESIHGKGLLKSGLTVTATCTSCHTAHGVLPTSDPGSSVNPRNLPNTCGKCHNGIEEQFNQSVHSPSVTKTDKPLPVCSDCHTAHQITRADQDSFKLEIMNRCGRCHSEIAKTYFDTYHGKVSRLGYTKTAKCYDCHGAHDIAAIGDPRSHLSRVNVVATCGKCHAGATRRFAGYLTHATHHDPRKYPFLFYTFWGMTALLVGTFVFGGIHTVLWLPRALEMRRELRKEEAEKEENLDDGTSGEEAKNAE is encoded by the coding sequence ATGGGAGAAAAGATCATTCACAGGCGCAGCGTTCGGTCCCAGTCGGTTCTCCTCCGTTCAGGACAAAGGCGATTACCGCTGAACTCCACGGTTGCGGTGCTCGCGAAAGTCATCCTGATACTCTTCGCCGGCGCCACGGTATACGCACAGCAGAACGACGACTGCCTGGCTTGTCACGGCGACAAGAGCATGACCACGCGGCGCGGTGGACGGACGATGTCGCTCTTCGTTGATGCTAAGAGATTTTCAGGTTCGGTCCACTCTTCGCTCTCCTGTACCTCGTGCCACGCCGATCTCGAAGGCAAAGAGTTGCCACACTCCACACCGTTGAAGAAGGTAGAGTGCGGAACCTGCCACTCCCAGGAGGCCGAACTACAGGCGAAGTCGCTGCATGGACGCGCGGCAGCCCGCGGGGACAGCCTTGCTCCCCGTTGCGTGAACTGCCACGGCAATCACGACATCGTTCCGGTGAAGGATTCCCGATCCGCGGTTGCACCACTGAAAATTCCATTCGTTTGCGGCAAGTGTCACCAGGAGGGAACGGCGGTCCAGAAAACCCGGAACATTCCCGAGCACAACATCCTCGAGAATTACTCGGAAAGCATTCATGGCGAAGCGCTGTTCAAGAAGGGCCTGGTGGTGGCGCCGAACTGCGCGTCGTGCCATACGCCACATTCCATCCTTCCACACACAGATCCGAAGTCGTCAATTGCGCGACGGAACATCGCGGCAACCTGCACCAAGTGTCACTCGCAAATCGAAAGTGTGCATCGCAAGACCATTCGGGGTGAACTTTGGGAAAAGGAAGCCAACGTTCTCCCAGCCTGCGTCGACTGCCACCAGCCTCACAAGATCAGGAAGGTCTATTACACCCAGGGAATGGCGGATGCGGACTGCATGCGCTGCCACAGCAACCAGGGTCTGAAGAGTCGCGACGGCCGATCGATGTTCGTGCAGGTGGAGGAGGTGGCTGGTTCAACTCATAGCAAGATCGCCTGCAGTCAGTGCCACTCCGAGGTGAACGCGTCGCGAGTGCGTCCTTGTGAAACCATCACCAGGAAAGTGGACTGCAGCGCCTGCCACGAAGAAATCGGCCAGCAGTTTGAGCGCAGCAAGCACGGTCAGTTGCTCGCTCAAAACGACAAGAACGCGCCGACATGCAAGGATTGCCACGGAACCCATCATGTCCTGAAGCGATACGATCCGTCCTCGCCGATCTTCTCCACCAACGTTCCGAATTTGTGCGGCAACTGCCATCGTGAAGGTCAGAAGGCGGCGCTCCGCTACACCGGCAGCCAACACCAGATCATTCCCAACTACAAAGAGAGTATTCACGGAAAGGGACTGCTGAAGAGCGGCCTTACCGTGACGGCCACGTGTACTAGTTGCCACACCGCGCACGGCGTTCTGCCCACGAGCGACCCAGGCTCCTCCGTTAACCCGCGCAACCTTCCCAACACCTGCGGCAAATGCCATAACGGAATCGAGGAGCAGTTTAATCAAAGCGTTCACTCCCCCAGTGTTACCAAAACGGATAAGCCTCTACCGGTCTGCAGCGATTGCCACACGGCGCATCAGATTACGCGCGCCGATCAAGATTCGTTCAAGCTCGAAATCATGAATCGCTGCGGCCGCTGCCATTCTGAGATTGCCAAAACATATTTCGACACGTATCACGGCAAGGTGTCCCGCCTCGGTTATACCAAGACTGCCAAGTGTTACGACTGTCACGGCGCGCACGACATTGCGGCAATTGGCGATCCACGCTCGCATTTGAGCCGAGTAAACGTGGTCGCGACCTGCGGGAAGTGTCATGCCGGCGCCACGCGTCGGTTCGCCGGATACCTCACCCACGCTACCCACCACGATCCGAGAAAGTATCCGTTCCTGTTCTACACGTTCTGGGGTATGACGGCGTTGCTGGTGGGAACATTCGTGTTCGGCGGGATACACACAGTCCTGTGGCTACCCCGGGCCCTGGAGATGAGAAGGGAACTCCGGAAAGAAGAAGCTGAGAAAGAGGAGAACCTCGACGACGGGACGTCAGGTGAGGAGGCTAAAAATGCCGAGTGA
- a CDS encoding cytochrome b/b6 domain-containing protein has product MKPAWIVRILFLLLLLASAGFAQKKDEAKPKFTNDDCLACHNDPTLTKEENGKSVSLGVDPKKFAASIHGQMFQCVDCHTDVKDVPHSVPPGKPSCAQCHADEQKQYDSGVHAKAVKAGIGQAARCSDCHGSVHEILPASDPASLVNHLNIPKTCDKCHTKTAVMNPTGVSTAPAVSYSQSVHGEAVAGGSEKAAVCTDCHEKHAIRPANDPASSISKSNVPATCAKCHQKEATQFEKSIHGKELAAGDLHAPACTDCHGIHTILAPGNPQSSVSAENLAKNTCARCHNSVRMSEEFGIPGRRATTYFESYHGLATEMGSSKAANCASCHGVHDILPSSDPNSTINPRNLVATCGKCHAGANANFANSKVHVDPAEASDLGSKFSRIARDFYLLMIFATIGGMLVHNLLIMRKKLKDRREGHVHIGGGERVVVRMTRLQRRQHLVLLTSFLTLVLTGFALKYPESILGTIFINEAVRRYIHRTAGAVLIAVGLYHVFYVIRYKEGRKLVSDLMPRYQDAIAIRDVLLYYLGLSKKKPEFPRFGYAEKMEYWALVWGTIVMAVTGLMAWFKVPVGDLLPRWSIDVGMTVHFYEAILATLAILVWHFYMVIFDPDVYPMNWAWYDGKMTIEQYREEHALDSETILAAMQLEAEKQAAENSETASEQTVAAGAEAGRNQDN; this is encoded by the coding sequence GTGAAACCTGCATGGATCGTAAGAATTCTGTTCCTGCTGCTCTTGCTGGCATCAGCCGGATTCGCGCAAAAAAAGGACGAGGCCAAGCCCAAGTTCACGAACGACGACTGTCTCGCCTGCCATAACGATCCCACGCTGACGAAGGAGGAGAATGGCAAGAGCGTCAGCCTCGGTGTTGACCCGAAGAAGTTTGCAGCCTCCATTCACGGGCAGATGTTCCAGTGCGTCGATTGTCATACCGACGTCAAGGACGTTCCCCACTCGGTTCCTCCCGGTAAGCCTTCCTGCGCGCAATGCCACGCCGACGAACAGAAGCAATACGACAGCGGGGTTCACGCCAAAGCAGTCAAGGCCGGCATAGGACAGGCCGCGCGCTGTTCCGATTGCCATGGGTCAGTTCACGAGATTCTCCCGGCCAGCGATCCGGCATCTCTCGTCAACCATCTCAACATTCCGAAGACCTGCGACAAATGCCACACCAAAACCGCGGTCATGAACCCTACGGGAGTGAGCACCGCGCCCGCTGTTTCTTATTCGCAAAGTGTGCACGGTGAAGCCGTCGCGGGCGGCAGCGAGAAGGCCGCAGTCTGTACCGATTGCCACGAGAAGCATGCGATTCGTCCAGCCAACGACCCCGCTTCCTCAATCTCCAAGTCCAACGTTCCAGCGACCTGCGCAAAGTGTCACCAGAAAGAAGCGACTCAGTTCGAAAAATCCATTCATGGCAAGGAACTCGCCGCGGGCGATCTCCATGCTCCCGCGTGCACCGACTGTCACGGCATACACACAATCCTGGCCCCGGGCAATCCGCAATCGAGTGTGTCCGCCGAGAACCTCGCCAAGAATACCTGTGCGCGATGCCATAACAGCGTGCGCATGTCGGAGGAGTTCGGCATCCCAGGTCGCCGCGCGACGACGTACTTCGAAAGCTATCACGGCCTGGCGACGGAGATGGGCTCGAGCAAGGCCGCGAACTGCGCCAGTTGCCACGGCGTACATGACATTCTTCCGTCGAGCGATCCAAACTCGACGATTAATCCTCGGAACCTGGTCGCAACCTGCGGCAAGTGTCACGCGGGCGCCAACGCGAACTTTGCGAACTCCAAGGTGCACGTCGATCCCGCCGAAGCCAGCGACCTTGGCAGCAAATTCTCGCGAATTGCCCGTGACTTTTACCTGCTGATGATCTTCGCGACGATCGGCGGAATGCTGGTGCATAACCTGCTGATCATGCGCAAGAAATTAAAGGATCGCCGCGAAGGGCACGTGCACATCGGCGGCGGCGAACGTGTGGTTGTTCGCATGACGAGGCTGCAACGCCGGCAGCACCTGGTTTTGCTTACCAGTTTCCTTACGCTCGTGCTTACGGGCTTTGCGCTTAAGTATCCGGAATCGATTCTCGGCACCATTTTCATCAACGAGGCAGTTCGCCGATATATCCATCGCACTGCCGGGGCAGTGCTCATTGCTGTCGGCCTCTATCACGTGTTTTATGTCATTCGCTACAAGGAAGGCCGCAAGCTTGTGAGCGATCTGATGCCGAGGTATCAGGATGCGATCGCAATACGTGACGTGTTGCTCTACTACCTGGGCCTCAGCAAAAAGAAACCCGAATTTCCACGCTTCGGGTATGCCGAGAAGATGGAGTACTGGGCGCTGGTATGGGGAACTATTGTCATGGCCGTCACTGGACTGATGGCGTGGTTCAAGGTTCCGGTCGGCGATTTGCTGCCGCGCTGGAGCATCGACGTTGGCATGACGGTCCACTTCTACGAGGCCATTCTCGCTACCCTTGCCATCCTGGTCTGGCACTTCTACATGGTTATCTTCGACCCGGATGTCTACCCAATGAACTGGGCCTGGTACGACGGCAAGATGACGATTGAGCAGTATCGCGAAGAACACGCCCTCGACTCCGAAACCATATTGGCTGCCATGCAATTGGAAGCCGAGAAACAGGCGGCGGAGAACAGCGAAACCGCCTCCGAACAAACCGTGGCCGCCGGGGCTGAAGCCGGACGGAACCAGGACAACTAG
- a CDS encoding DmsE family decaheme c-type cytochrome, translating to MMRERETTQKPLMWALTVGLTFWLGVVQSVAVHASSAQEHSSQVKTSVAPQNNYVGSDTCQGCHEQQFKQIETSAHYKTTFKNGRGESWHACESCHGPGSAHVEAGGDKNKIFTFQGVSQAEASVRCMACHETNPEHMTFNRSAHAKAGVGCTSCHNIHRPKEAQYLLADDERGLCYSCHQQVRSEFDQPFRHRVNEGLVKCTDCHNVHSAANRQLRSASTQDAVCFNCHSDKKGPFVFEHAVVKAEGCQACHSPHGSTHPRLLSRPTVNSMCLECHAGIPNGPHPQNTKSQACTMCHSQIHGSNASNIFFK from the coding sequence ATGATGAGGGAAAGAGAGACCACTCAAAAGCCATTGATGTGGGCGCTCACCGTGGGGCTGACGTTCTGGCTCGGAGTTGTGCAATCCGTCGCCGTCCATGCAAGCTCTGCGCAAGAACATTCGTCGCAAGTCAAGACGAGTGTTGCGCCCCAAAACAACTACGTTGGCTCGGATACCTGCCAGGGGTGTCACGAGCAGCAATTCAAACAGATCGAAACAAGCGCGCACTATAAAACTACGTTCAAGAACGGCCGCGGCGAATCCTGGCACGCCTGCGAATCCTGTCACGGACCCGGAAGTGCGCACGTGGAAGCCGGCGGTGACAAGAACAAGATATTCACGTTCCAGGGTGTCTCGCAGGCGGAGGCCAGTGTGCGGTGCATGGCCTGTCACGAGACCAACCCCGAGCACATGACCTTCAATCGTTCTGCGCATGCAAAGGCGGGTGTTGGGTGCACGTCGTGCCACAACATTCACCGACCGAAAGAAGCGCAATACCTGCTTGCCGACGACGAGAGAGGGTTGTGTTACTCGTGCCACCAGCAGGTCAGGTCAGAGTTCGATCAACCCTTCCGGCATCGCGTGAATGAAGGGCTGGTGAAGTGTACGGACTGCCACAACGTGCACTCCGCTGCGAACCGCCAGTTGCGTTCGGCTTCCACGCAGGACGCAGTCTGCTTCAACTGTCACAGCGACAAGAAGGGTCCGTTCGTATTCGAGCACGCGGTAGTGAAGGCAGAAGGTTGCCAGGCTTGCCACAGTCCGCATGGCTCGACACATCCTCGGCTGCTGTCCCGTCCGACGGTGAACTCGATGTGCCTCGAGTGTCACGCCGGAATTCCTAACGGGCCTCATCCGCAAAACACCAAAAGCCAGGCCTGCACCATGTGCCACTCGCAGATACACGGCTCTAACGCTTCCAACATTTTCTTCAAATAA